A window from Melitaea cinxia chromosome 5, ilMelCinx1.1, whole genome shotgun sequence encodes these proteins:
- the LOC123653495 gene encoding serine/threonine-protein kinase tousled-like 2 isoform X2: MHDYKSGTNVNHIGLLSSLSKRSSHSDKEVDALTPEKSAAMRGSNVGPGSALVPPSGATPTIAMPEKKIRKRKGEEGVGGGGGGKQRHNSSDKNIREYFSKHPSSSPVRHAGAKSPSPQGANYPMYPPSPSSLLPSADFLRSASQQRPHTSVKQIQTELTCQRIQELETQASSDLEVRNNRIDELTRSNEELKHQVQAQSKVIDQHKSHINKCIEVVKKLLNEKSTIEKKEARQRCMQNRLRLGQFVTQRVGATFQENWTDGYAFQELTRRQEEITAEKEEIDRQKKLLSKKRPSNNEGGGGRGKRTSSVSAPSTPQPQPLHNGTDAPTFLKPDPLPSMTWQEYYEADEILKLRQSALKKEDTDLQLEMEKLERERNLHIRELKRIHNEDQSRFSQHPVLSDRYLLLMLLGKGGFSEVHKAFDLREQRYTACKVHQLNKDWKEDKKANYIKHALREYNIHKALDHPRIVKLYDVFEIDGNSFCTVLEYCNGHDLDFYLKQHKTIPEREARSIVMQVVSALKYLNEIKPPVIHYDLKPGNILLTEGNVCGEIKITDFGLSKVMDEENYNPDHGMDLTSQGAGTYWYLPPECFVVGKNPPKISSKVDVWSVGVIFYQCLYGKKPFGHNQSQATILEENTILKATEVQFANKPTVSNEAKSFIRACLAYRKEERIDVFGLARHEYLQPPMPKPRGAAGAGGAAGSAAGGAAPAAFSAGLFAAGSSS; encoded by the exons ATGCATGACTATAAAAGTGGAACTAACGTGAACCACATCGGTCTGCTCAGCTCTTTGTCGAAAA GGTCTTCGCATAGTGACAAAGAAGTAGATGCTTTGACTCCTGAAAAATCAGCTGCAATGCGAGGCTCTAACGTTGGGCCCGGTAGTGCTCTTGTACCACCAAGTGGTGCTACACCTACTATAGCAATGCcagaaaagaaaataagaaagCGGAAAG GTGAAGAAGGTGTAGGTGGGGGAGGAGGTGGAAAACAAAGACATAATTCATCAGATAAGAATATCCGAGAATATTTTTCAAAGCATCCCTCATCCAGTCCTGTTCGGCACGCTGGAGCTAAGTCACCTTCACCCCAGGGTGCTAACTATCCCATG taCCCACCGTCACCTTCATCATTGCTGCCTTCAGCTGACTTTTTACGTTCCGCCTCGCAACAGCGACCTCATACTTCTGTTAAACAG attCAAACAGAACTGACGTGTCAGAGGATACAAGAGTTAGAAACTCAAGCTTCATCTGACTTAGAAGTAAGAAACAATAGAATAGATGAATTAACAAGAAGTAATGAAGAGTTAAAACATCAAGTTCAAGCACAGAGCAAG GTAATAGACCAGCATAAGTCACATATAAACAAATGTATAGAAGTggtaaagaaattattaaatgagAAAAGTACTATTGAAAAGAAGGAAGCCCGACAGAGATGTATGCAAAATAGGTTAAGGCTTGGTCAGTTCGTTACGCAACGTGTCGGCGCTACTTTCCAAGAGAACTGGACTGATGGATATGCATTTCAAGAACTCACAAG GCGGCAAGAAGAAATAACGGCGGAAAAAGAAGAAATAGATAGGCAGAAAAAGTTACTGTCAAAGAAGCGGCCGTCGAATAACGAGGGGGGCGGTGGTCGGGGCAAACGTACCTCGAGTGTGTCCGCTCCGTCCACGCCGCAACCACAGCCGTTACATAACGGTACGGACGCGCCTACCTTCCTCAAACCAGACCCCCTGCCTAGTATGACGTGGCAGGAGTACTATGAGGCTGACGAGATATTAAAG TTGAGGCAAAGTGCCTTGAAAAAGGAAGATACAGATTTGCAGCTAGAAATGGAAAAATTAGAAAGGGAAAGAAATCTACACATTCGTGAACTGAAGCGGATACATAATGAGGATCAGAGTCGCTTTTCACAACATCCTGTTCTCTCTGATAG ATATTTGCTACTAATGCTGTTAGGCAAAGGTGGTTTTAGTGAAGTACATAAAGCATTTGACCTTCGGGAGCAGCGATACACTGCCTGCAAGGTTCATCAGCTTAACAAAGACTGGAAAGAAGACAAAAAGGCCAACTACATCAA aCATGCACTTCGGGAGTACAATATACACAAAGCTCTAGATCACCCACGAATTGTTAAACTTTATGATGTATTTGAAATAGATGGCAACTCATTTTGTACTGTTCTTGAATATTGTAATGGACATGATCTCGACTTTTATCTTAAACAG CACAAGACTATACCGGAGCGTGAGGCCCGATCTATCGTTATGCAAGTGGTGTCAGCTCTTAAGTACCTGAATGAGATTAAGCCACCAGTGATACATTATGACTTGAAGCCGGGTAACATTCTGTTGACGGAGGGCAACGTGTGTGGTGAGATTAAAATCACTGACTTTGGCCTCTCCAAGGTTATGGATGAGGAGAATTACAACCCTGACCACGGCATGGATCTCACCAGCCAAGGCGCAGGCACATATTG gTATTTGCCACCAGAATGCTTTGTAGTAGGCAAGAACCCACCAAAGATCAGTAGTAAGGTGGATGTTTGGAGTGTAGGTGTTATCTTCTATCAGTGTCTGTATGGCAAAAAGCCCTTCGGACACAACCAAAGTCAAGCGACAATATTAGaagaaaacacaattttaaagGCGACTGAAGTTCAGTTTGCAAACAAACCAACAGTCAGTAATGAGGCTAAG AGCTTCATCCGCGCGTGCTTGGCGTACCGCAAGGAGGAGCGCATCGACGTGTTCGGGCTGGCGCGGCACGAGTACCTGCAGCCGCCCATGCCCAAGccgcgcggcgcggcgggcgcgggcggcgcggccggcagcgcggcgggcggcgcggcgccggCCGCCTTCAGCGCGGGCCTGTTCGCGGCCGGCTCGTCGTCCTag
- the LOC123653495 gene encoding serine/threonine-protein kinase tousled-like 2 isoform X1 → MTEKVLYPGAGVKMEHFQAALDPRKQELLEARFLGAKVSAGAILVETQRVTEYRTMSAGSQIQMAPQTTVNTGQPQHNQDSNMSTGSSHSDKEVDALTPEKSAAMRGSNVGPGSALVPPSGATPTIAMPEKKIRKRKGEEGVGGGGGGKQRHNSSDKNIREYFSKHPSSSPVRHAGAKSPSPQGANYPMYPPSPSSLLPSADFLRSASQQRPHTSVKQIQTELTCQRIQELETQASSDLEVRNNRIDELTRSNEELKHQVQAQSKVIDQHKSHINKCIEVVKKLLNEKSTIEKKEARQRCMQNRLRLGQFVTQRVGATFQENWTDGYAFQELTRRQEEITAEKEEIDRQKKLLSKKRPSNNEGGGGRGKRTSSVSAPSTPQPQPLHNGTDAPTFLKPDPLPSMTWQEYYEADEILKLRQSALKKEDTDLQLEMEKLERERNLHIRELKRIHNEDQSRFSQHPVLSDRYLLLMLLGKGGFSEVHKAFDLREQRYTACKVHQLNKDWKEDKKANYIKHALREYNIHKALDHPRIVKLYDVFEIDGNSFCTVLEYCNGHDLDFYLKQHKTIPEREARSIVMQVVSALKYLNEIKPPVIHYDLKPGNILLTEGNVCGEIKITDFGLSKVMDEENYNPDHGMDLTSQGAGTYWYLPPECFVVGKNPPKISSKVDVWSVGVIFYQCLYGKKPFGHNQSQATILEENTILKATEVQFANKPTVSNEAKSFIRACLAYRKEERIDVFGLARHEYLQPPMPKPRGAAGAGGAAGSAAGGAAPAAFSAGLFAAGSSS, encoded by the exons ATGTCAGCTGGGTCACAAATTCAGATGGCACCACAAACTACTGTCAACACGGGGCAGCCACAACATAATCAGGACTCCAATATGAGCACAG GGTCTTCGCATAGTGACAAAGAAGTAGATGCTTTGACTCCTGAAAAATCAGCTGCAATGCGAGGCTCTAACGTTGGGCCCGGTAGTGCTCTTGTACCACCAAGTGGTGCTACACCTACTATAGCAATGCcagaaaagaaaataagaaagCGGAAAG GTGAAGAAGGTGTAGGTGGGGGAGGAGGTGGAAAACAAAGACATAATTCATCAGATAAGAATATCCGAGAATATTTTTCAAAGCATCCCTCATCCAGTCCTGTTCGGCACGCTGGAGCTAAGTCACCTTCACCCCAGGGTGCTAACTATCCCATG taCCCACCGTCACCTTCATCATTGCTGCCTTCAGCTGACTTTTTACGTTCCGCCTCGCAACAGCGACCTCATACTTCTGTTAAACAG attCAAACAGAACTGACGTGTCAGAGGATACAAGAGTTAGAAACTCAAGCTTCATCTGACTTAGAAGTAAGAAACAATAGAATAGATGAATTAACAAGAAGTAATGAAGAGTTAAAACATCAAGTTCAAGCACAGAGCAAG GTAATAGACCAGCATAAGTCACATATAAACAAATGTATAGAAGTggtaaagaaattattaaatgagAAAAGTACTATTGAAAAGAAGGAAGCCCGACAGAGATGTATGCAAAATAGGTTAAGGCTTGGTCAGTTCGTTACGCAACGTGTCGGCGCTACTTTCCAAGAGAACTGGACTGATGGATATGCATTTCAAGAACTCACAAG GCGGCAAGAAGAAATAACGGCGGAAAAAGAAGAAATAGATAGGCAGAAAAAGTTACTGTCAAAGAAGCGGCCGTCGAATAACGAGGGGGGCGGTGGTCGGGGCAAACGTACCTCGAGTGTGTCCGCTCCGTCCACGCCGCAACCACAGCCGTTACATAACGGTACGGACGCGCCTACCTTCCTCAAACCAGACCCCCTGCCTAGTATGACGTGGCAGGAGTACTATGAGGCTGACGAGATATTAAAG TTGAGGCAAAGTGCCTTGAAAAAGGAAGATACAGATTTGCAGCTAGAAATGGAAAAATTAGAAAGGGAAAGAAATCTACACATTCGTGAACTGAAGCGGATACATAATGAGGATCAGAGTCGCTTTTCACAACATCCTGTTCTCTCTGATAG ATATTTGCTACTAATGCTGTTAGGCAAAGGTGGTTTTAGTGAAGTACATAAAGCATTTGACCTTCGGGAGCAGCGATACACTGCCTGCAAGGTTCATCAGCTTAACAAAGACTGGAAAGAAGACAAAAAGGCCAACTACATCAA aCATGCACTTCGGGAGTACAATATACACAAAGCTCTAGATCACCCACGAATTGTTAAACTTTATGATGTATTTGAAATAGATGGCAACTCATTTTGTACTGTTCTTGAATATTGTAATGGACATGATCTCGACTTTTATCTTAAACAG CACAAGACTATACCGGAGCGTGAGGCCCGATCTATCGTTATGCAAGTGGTGTCAGCTCTTAAGTACCTGAATGAGATTAAGCCACCAGTGATACATTATGACTTGAAGCCGGGTAACATTCTGTTGACGGAGGGCAACGTGTGTGGTGAGATTAAAATCACTGACTTTGGCCTCTCCAAGGTTATGGATGAGGAGAATTACAACCCTGACCACGGCATGGATCTCACCAGCCAAGGCGCAGGCACATATTG gTATTTGCCACCAGAATGCTTTGTAGTAGGCAAGAACCCACCAAAGATCAGTAGTAAGGTGGATGTTTGGAGTGTAGGTGTTATCTTCTATCAGTGTCTGTATGGCAAAAAGCCCTTCGGACACAACCAAAGTCAAGCGACAATATTAGaagaaaacacaattttaaagGCGACTGAAGTTCAGTTTGCAAACAAACCAACAGTCAGTAATGAGGCTAAG AGCTTCATCCGCGCGTGCTTGGCGTACCGCAAGGAGGAGCGCATCGACGTGTTCGGGCTGGCGCGGCACGAGTACCTGCAGCCGCCCATGCCCAAGccgcgcggcgcggcgggcgcgggcggcgcggccggcagcgcggcgggcggcgcggcgccggCCGCCTTCAGCGCGGGCCTGTTCGCGGCCGGCTCGTCGTCCTag